In Mytilus edulis chromosome 7, xbMytEdul2.2, whole genome shotgun sequence, a single genomic region encodes these proteins:
- the LOC139482666 gene encoding retinol dehydrogenase 11-like isoform X1 encodes MENIETIQECVFDHKIALIAISIIIVALWGIRKYIKGTMYNGKRRIDGKTAIITGGNTGIGKETAIDLAKRGAKVIIACRDMTRANAAADDIKRISGSKEIYVRHLDLASLKSVRTFAENIKRTEKRIDILLNNAGVMACPYGKTVDGFEMQFGVNHLGHFLLTNLLLDLIKKSAPSRIINVSSFAHVFTGPLDFDDIAKREKSYSESRAYSQSKLCNILFTKQLASRLTGTGVTTYSLHPGSINTELARHMRVKVKFIMEALYFMITFFIKTPYEGAQTNIYCAVEESLDNETGKYYSDCAETTPTKTALDDGAAKKLWELSEKLVEL; translated from the exons ATGGAAAACATAGAAACAATTCAGGAATGTGTATTTGATCATAAAATTGCCTTGATTGCTATCTCTATTATAA tCGTAGCTTTATGGGGGATTAGGAAATATATAAAAGGAACAATGTATAATGGAAAAAGACGTATTGATGGTAAAACTGCAATAATCACTGGTGGCAATACTGGCATTGGTAAAGAAACGGCAATAGATCTGGCAAAACGAG GTGCAAAAGTCATTATTGCTTGTCGTGACATGACCAGAGCAAACGCTGCAGCAGACGATATAAAGCGTATAAGCGGAAGTAAAGAAATATATGTAAGACATCTAGATCTGGCTTCCTTGAAATCTGTCAGAACTTTTGCTGAGAATATTAAAAGAACGGAGAAAAGAATAGACATCCTATTAAATAATGCTG GAGTTATGGCGTGTCCATATGGGAAGACAGTGGATGGGTTCGAGATGCAGTTTGGCGTAAACCATCTAGGACATTTTCTGCTTACAAATCTTTTACTTGATTTGATAAAGAAGTCAGCTCCAAGTCGAATCATTAACGTATCATCGTTTGCCCATGTCTTCA CTGGTCCACTTGATTTTGATGACATTGCAAAAAGGGAGAAAAGCTACAGTGAAAGCAGAGCTTATTCACAGAGCAAACTTTGtaatatattatttacaaaacaattggCATCTCGATTAACTG GAACTGGTGTTACAACTTACTCCTTACATCCTGGTTCAATCAACACAGAGCTTGCCAGACATATGAGAGTCAAGGTCAAATTTATTATGGAGGCCTTGTATTTTATGATCACTTTCTTCATCAAAACTCCGTATGAGGGAGCACAAACTAACATTTATTGTGCTGTTGAAGAGTCTTTGGATAACGAAACAGGAAAATATTACAG tgATTGTGCTGAAACCACACCTACAAAAACTGCTTTAGACGACGGCGCTGCTAAGAAATTATGGGAACTGTCTGAAAAACTGGTCGAACTTTAA
- the LOC139482666 gene encoding retinol dehydrogenase 11-like isoform X2, which translates to MDVKLAAVVALWGIRKYIKGTMYNGKRRIDGKTAIITGGNTGIGKETAIDLAKRGAKVIIACRDMTRANAAADDIKRISGSKEIYVRHLDLASLKSVRTFAENIKRTEKRIDILLNNAGVMACPYGKTVDGFEMQFGVNHLGHFLLTNLLLDLIKKSAPSRIINVSSFAHVFTGPLDFDDIAKREKSYSESRAYSQSKLCNILFTKQLASRLTGTGVTTYSLHPGSINTELARHMRVKVKFIMEALYFMITFFIKTPYEGAQTNIYCAVEESLDNETGKYYSDCAETTPTKTALDDGAAKKLWELSEKLVEL; encoded by the exons Atggatgtgaagttagcagccg tCGTAGCTTTATGGGGGATTAGGAAATATATAAAAGGAACAATGTATAATGGAAAAAGACGTATTGATGGTAAAACTGCAATAATCACTGGTGGCAATACTGGCATTGGTAAAGAAACGGCAATAGATCTGGCAAAACGAG GTGCAAAAGTCATTATTGCTTGTCGTGACATGACCAGAGCAAACGCTGCAGCAGACGATATAAAGCGTATAAGCGGAAGTAAAGAAATATATGTAAGACATCTAGATCTGGCTTCCTTGAAATCTGTCAGAACTTTTGCTGAGAATATTAAAAGAACGGAGAAAAGAATAGACATCCTATTAAATAATGCTG GAGTTATGGCGTGTCCATATGGGAAGACAGTGGATGGGTTCGAGATGCAGTTTGGCGTAAACCATCTAGGACATTTTCTGCTTACAAATCTTTTACTTGATTTGATAAAGAAGTCAGCTCCAAGTCGAATCATTAACGTATCATCGTTTGCCCATGTCTTCA CTGGTCCACTTGATTTTGATGACATTGCAAAAAGGGAGAAAAGCTACAGTGAAAGCAGAGCTTATTCACAGAGCAAACTTTGtaatatattatttacaaaacaattggCATCTCGATTAACTG GAACTGGTGTTACAACTTACTCCTTACATCCTGGTTCAATCAACACAGAGCTTGCCAGACATATGAGAGTCAAGGTCAAATTTATTATGGAGGCCTTGTATTTTATGATCACTTTCTTCATCAAAACTCCGTATGAGGGAGCACAAACTAACATTTATTGTGCTGTTGAAGAGTCTTTGGATAACGAAACAGGAAAATATTACAG tgATTGTGCTGAAACCACACCTACAAAAACTGCTTTAGACGACGGCGCTGCTAAGAAATTATGGGAACTGTCTGAAAAACTGGTCGAACTTTAA